The region GAAGTGACGTTTCAAGCGTTTCAACAAGTTCATCAAGGTTAAAGGTTGATAGAAGAGTCACAAGTTTTCAGAGGAAAGTAGCGGCACCAGTGAGCGGCATCTGCGAACAGCATTTGAATTTTCTGGGTTGCGCTTCGGAGCATACAGGATATTTCCGGATTCCGCGCTAAAACGGTAAATAGAAAGAAGTCTAGCTACACGAATGTCATTCTTGGATATTGcacaaattatatttcagtCTCCAGTCTCCATGGCCGAATTCTTGTTCAAATTATCTTCAGAACGATCCAGGGATTAAGTATGGTGGGTTGGGTTCACACCACAACACCGTTCTTCACATGATCTGTCAACTTTGGGTTTGGCGGCGGTTTGCTGACAAGCGTCACGAGACGGAGGTTATGTATGTCGAAAAACATCAACGAATTCGGACTTACAGAATTCGTTGATACACGTTATcgatgtacacgtacgcgtcAAGTTGTATTTTCATCAAGTGTTAGCGAATACTTGTTGGCAATATGGTTTACCTGCACTTCCCATCGAATTTAACCGAAGAGGAATTGATGCTGCAGGCTAAGTACAACAAACTTAAACGAAAGGTACGTGTTTCATTTCTCTCAACATTTCGATATCGACGACGAGATCGAAATTTAGATCGCTTCAAACCTTCTACTCTGCAAGcactccgaaatccaaatcccCGTCCATCTTTAACTGGATCCAAAATCGCTTGCTGTAAGAGAAATTCTACTCCATCATTGACTGCGCATTCTCTCACCGAGTACAGAAAAAAGCCCTGCAAGCGCTGAAGACGCCAAAGCCGGAGCCAGAGCGTGCTCTTCAGATTCCAAAAAGACCGACCGAAGCCAGAGATGCCCGTGAGATtgctaaaaaattgataaagtcCGGGGTCATCACCGCCATCACCAAGACACCCAAGCGTCCGGAGCAATCGTTCAAGCGACCAAGGGGTTTGGAACGGAAGCTCAATAGTACGGAAAAGGCTGTAAGTTCGTATCAACCTTTCTCAGCAACCCAACCGGAGGAAGACGATACCGAAGCAGCTAGACCAAGAGTGAAAGACCTGTACGATAGTTTCGTCAGTGCTCGAGACCAAGAAGATCGAGGGCAGCCCGAAAAACAGATTCCGATCAAAGTGGAGACAAAACCTCGTGTGGGAAATACTATATTTGTTTGCGGGCACAAGATTactgaagattttttgagaaaacactTCTCAACTTTTGGAGCGATAATGAACGTGTCAatggaaactgaaaaaaagtgAGTATTGCGTGTATAAATTTATCGGCTAGATCTGCAGAGATGAGCTACGAGGATAATGTCGTCTCTTCTGTCCGCAGCCGGGGATTTGTAACTTTTGACAAGGCTGAGGCGGCGGAAAGGGCCATCAGCGAAATGGACGGCAGTATGGTGTCTTCGATTCAGCTGAAAGTTTCTTTAGCGAGAAGACAGCCGGTCATAGACCCGATCAACAACGCTACCTCCAGTATGATGTGGTCAACGCTCGCCGCAGGCTACTCACAAAAAAGTGCTTACAAGGACAGGAGAGTTCTCCTGGTTTACGACGAAGACATTTTCCAATGAACGGAAGAAGGTTCGGATGCTAAACACTTAGattaccttgaaaattttcattgtgaTTTTCTGACCACGAATTCAGCTGTGCAATGACTGGTACCGTTGCGTATCTTGAATTTCATGAGTATAGACTGGGGGGGAGGGATTCGATcaattgtaaaatataattcaacggGGGAACAGAGACAGTGAGTTGTCGAGTTTCCTTGAAgtgtaaataatttacattttattaaaACGTAACCATcaacgatataataataattacgaaaaCTAACTAGGTAAATCAAACTAGTACGGAGCTGTACCGGTCCTCTCTTATCATTATTTAAAATAAACagagttaattatttatacgccCGTGTTTAGACAGAGCTGGCTCCTTTGCTTTCTCTACTCCCTGCTGCGTATCACTGCGGAGGGTTAAAATAGTCccaatgatgatgatgtgtTACGGTGCGTGGGGATCCGAAGCACAAGATTAGCAGTCCGGCTATCAATAGGAGCAATGCGCACAGAGCGAGTTCaatttcttttgtcttttcaCCGCGATCCTCTACGCTGACTCTGGAAGAGACGTAACCGACGAAGTGCCTCATAGCTCTGGTGCCAGCGATCCTCATTGCCCTCATCAACTGCTGCGTACTCTCAGCGACGGTCGGTTCTGGCTCGAGTCCGCTGCTCAACGGTGATGCTAGGGAGAAGAAGTCTGCTGGAATCTGGGACGTTGGAAATGCCACGAACCGCGTGGCCCCGACCGTGGGTCTCTGGAgcacctcctcctccccaTTCTGTACGTAGGACACTATGGCCCGCTGGGGCAGGACCTGGACCTCTGGCACCGGACAAGGAACCGGATCGGACCTGTCCGGCGTCACGGATATCAGAGGGGGTAGCGAGCGCACGGGCGAGGCGGTCTGCCTGACGGGCCTCTTTCCATCCTTCGACGGCGAGGAGGACCTGGATCTCGAAGGCTTTCGCTTGTCCCCCTTGTCCTCGTCCTTGCCCAAGGACTCGCTGCCGCCGGTCTTCGGGGCCGGGTGGCCGGCCGGAGCGGAGAGACCGGGCTCTGTCGGTGGCACGGGGGATTCTCGGTGCGCGGACGAGGCCGTCGTAACGGCGTCGGGAATTTCGGATTTTTCCGCcaccgtcgcgtcgcgcgTTTCGATCGGTTCGGATTCTTTCGCAGCAGGAACGTCGCCGGCAAACCGCGTCGTTTCGATCAACGGCTTACCGCCGTCATCTCCGCTCCTCACCTCCGCTCGAGTCTCCCCCTCGACGGAGTCCTCGGTCCGGACATCCGGCCGAGCGGAATCCTCCGACTCTGGCGAGGTCAAGGTCAAGGTATCGCCGGTCTCCGGAGGTTCGCTTTCCTCCCCTCCCGTCCCGTCGGACCGCCGGAGTTCCGCTATGAGCCGATCGACCGGCGACAGGAGTTCGCCCTCTCCTTTGTCCGGCGAGCGTCGACGCTCGATTTCGGGACTTCGCTCCCTTAGCCGTGGACTCGACGCGACTTGTTCCAGATGATTTCTTATCGCTATCAACTCTTTCAGTAGCGAGGGATGGATGGACGCCGTCTCCTCGGCGATCGAATTGTTCGATATTTCCGAGGCCGAGACCATAACGGCGTCGACTTCCGAGGCGGATATTTTGTGGGCTTCCAGCTGGCTGACGTTCAGTCTTTCCACCCTTAGATCCGCTACCTCCAGACTCGCGATCCTCAATCTCTCCTCCCCCAGAGGAAGAGCGGACGCGAGGCTCGCCGGAGGGACGCCATCCGCAGGACCTTCCTCCATCcccgcctcctcctcgtcgctcTCGTATTCCGGCGTTCGGATCCGGCCGCTCGTCGGCGCTCCGTCCCGTCGGAGGGACCGCGGCAGCGGAGGTACCGCCGGTGAACTCCTCCCGAAGGTGGGCGTAGCGATCCGCTCGGAAGAAACCAGTATCTGCGAGCCCGTCCTCGAGGGTGCGACGACGAGCTTCGCGCTCGTGACCTCCTCCTCGATGAGGACCACGTCGTCGGGCAGCGGGTCCGTCTGGGTGGCCGCGGCGACTTCCGCCACTTCCGCCACCCCGTCGGTGGCGGCCTCGCGTCGGGCCCTCGGCGGCCGGGGGGGAGCGGGGAGGGGGCGCCCCTGGATCTTGTCGAGGTCCTTGCCGCCGCCCTGGGCGTCGTGGGAGTCGGGCTCGTCCGAGTCGAGTTCCGTGTACGGCGTGACGTCCGTCCGTTCCGCCATtttgtcctcctcctccgggGTGGCGGACCGCCGCCTCGAGGGTCCCAGGGTGCTGTAGGCGCGGCGGGGCCTCACGGGTACCGCGGGCCCCCCGAACTTCTCCCTGCGTCTCCTGGGGGGCGGGGGCCTCGGGGGCTTCTCGCGCTTCTCCACCACCGCGTAACCCGGCAGGGACTCCGTGTCCCCGGGGACCCCCGCCCccgcctcctcttcctcttccccctccccctcctcctcctccgggTAACCGAGCTCCGGCAGGGACTCGGCACCCCGCGACGTTCTGTCGTCGTCCGCCACGGAGGTACCTCTGGACCTCGATCTACGCTTCGGGGCGATCGGGGCGGGCTCGATGTAATCGTGCTCGAGACGAGCGACGACGCTCTGCAAACGATCCTCCGGGTTCTGGTTCTCAAGGTCATCGTGAACCTGCAAGGATTGTCGGTTTTTATACGTAATTCGAATAGGGCGAACTTCGTACTGTAGCAGATTGCTCGTCGTTATCCCTGTCAAGTTCGTGTTGTaatattgttatcatcatctggatattgaaaatcttctctctctttcatttgtttttttggtacgagattttcttatttataaatgtatagAGGGATTGGATATTGTTTTCGGCGTTGTCGAGCAGTTGGAAGGTTATAATATAGCCCCGAGTCGATAGAATCGCTATTTCGGGGACGTCGTTAATTACTTTCAGATTCGTTAGGCCTTCCAAATAGTAATTATCCGATTTTGAAAGTTCTTTCAATGACATTGAATCGATGAAGAAATCGATAACGTTCTCTTTTTTGAAAACGATATTTCACAGttgggaaagaagaaaaaggaaaaataaaactacaaAATACCACGAAACTGAAGGTAATTTAACACGAGTTCGACTTTTAAATGACATTCAAAAGCGTGAGTTTATCGATCACTCGTGAAAGACCTTTTCCCAGAGCATTAAATTACCTACAAATTATACATCGCTCTAATTATCCCACTTTATGATGAatttcggggtaaaaaactCAAGGACAAAAAGCATCAAAATCCCATGCTACTCGAACGGGGAAAATTCAACCCCCTCCAAatcctctacaatttttcgggGGGGtaaacaaattcaaaaaacaaggAACACCCCAAAATCCGTAGAGAGACCTCGACCTTCGTGTATCTCAGaaaaacgttaaaaaaaaaaaaaaaaagaaaaagaaaacagaatcTTTACCTCTGGTGAAAATTCAACTCCTTCGGACCAATCCGTCGGCCTGGTGTGACCGTTGCATAGCGTCCTCCGGGCGGCGTCGAGGTCAACCGGGTTACCTCCGGGGTCGCGTACGCGTCCCCTCTTTCTCCTGCGCGGGGCCACGGGTGGCGGGGGAACGATCGCGGCCGATCCGGAATCGCTGCGGCTCCTGGCTACCGATCTGGACTTCCTGCGGGCCGGTTTAACCACCACGATGTCGTCGAGGGGCTCCGGTCCCCCGGGGACACCCTCCGTCTGGTAGATGACGCGGTGCCTCGACCCGGAGACGCTCCCCGTCCTCCCGGGTTCCCCCCGGCCGTCGCCCTCGTCGACGCGGGCCGACTCCCCGCTGTGCCGCCTGTCCCGCTTCGGTCTGGGGGGCGGGCCGCCCCCGGGGGGCCCCGGGGGCCCGGTGGGCCCGGTGGGCGCCTCGCGCTCCCTGCGCTTCCTGAGGGAGCGCGTGCGCAGGGGACGGGCGGGCGGCGCGCCGTCCAAATCCGCGCGGAGGTCGGCCAGAGCGTTGGCACCCGTCGATCGGAAGGCGTCGCGTATCTCCGTGGCGATGAATCTGCCCACGTTTACGTCGTCGCCGCTTATACCCCTCGCCCTGAGGAAGAACTCGTCCGAGTCGATCTCCTCGAGTACGCCGCGCCGCCTCCTGTCACCCGAACTACCGCTCGACTGCTGCTCGCGGTCCGACCTACCGCTGATCTCCTCATCCAGGCTCGACTCGACCCGCGCGGCGTACGTCTTCGACGGCGGGTCGATCGGCATGAAACGACCCCCGTACCCCCcctgctcctcctcctccgcctcctcctcctcgtcgcccCCCGTGTCCCCCGAGTATCCCTCGGGGACCTCGACCTCGTCCGCCTCGTATCCCGGCGCCCAATCTTCCCTCGGGAGTCCCGTCGCCTCCGAGGAGTCCTCCTCCGGGGCGCGAGGGGGCGGCGGGGCCCCGGGGCCTTCCCCCGGGAGGGGCGGCGGCCCCCCGGTGGTCGTCCTTCTTTCCTCCGGCGTCGCCCCCTCGGAGTCCTCGTTCCGCTCGGTTTCCTCCGCGTCAGCGTGGGTCGCGTCCTCGCGGGAATCCGCTTCCTCGAATTCCGTCGTCGGGTACCGGGCGTCGTACGTTTCGTCGGATTCCTCCCACGGTATTCGGCCGGCGGACTCGGCGTTTCCGCCGCTGCGGGAGGAAACCCGCGGCTCCTCGAGCGACGGCCGCCTCCAGGGTTTGGAGCGCTCCACCGCTCCCTCGGGCTCGTCGTCGGCGTACCTGATGTCCGAGAAACGTTGCACCCAACCGGCACCCACGGGGGGCTTCTTCTTGACGCGCGGAACCGTCGCGGTTTCCGGCGACTGGCCGCGCGACGCTATCGGCGACGAGGTCGCGTAATCGCCGCGCGACTTCGAACGTTTGTCGAATAGTCTCGGGTACGTGGACACGTCGAATATGTTGCGTTTAGAGCCGGTATTCGATTCGCCGGTGCTCTGGCGATCCTTGAGGGGTTTCTTGGCGCGACCCAGCGACGGCAGCGATAGATTCGGTCGTTTTATGTTCAACCTGGGCCTCTCGGGCATCGCGAATTTCGCTCTGTCCGGAAAACTGAACCTCGGACGTTCCGGTAACGAGAAACGCGGCCTCTCGCTCTTcttggtcgtcgtcgtcgtcgtagtcgtcgtaatATTCGTAGCAGCGGTCGTCGATTTATCCGGCTTCGTTTGCTGCTTGACCTTCTCCGTCTTCTGACGTTCTCTGCCCAGCGAGAACTTCGGACGCTGGATGCTCCTCAGCCGCGAGCGCAGTTTTCCCGCCTGATTCCGCAGCTTCTGCGGCAGCCCGCGGGCCCCGCGACGCAGCGGAAGTTCCTCCAGTGCCGACGAGTCCAcctggaaaaaacaaaaaccgacGACTGTACGGTGACATCCGTCCGGTTCGGGCGGCGGCGGGGGCCCCCCGGTCGGGGGGCCCCCGCGGAGctttcaggggggggggggggggcggcggtttcgaaatttcgtgCGCTTCCGCCGCGACTTCGACGGTCGGCCGAACGATCCCGAAGCGATCGCCCGAAGCGGTGTAACGGGGCGCGTGGGCGTCGTCGCCCACTTTCGAGGCACGTTCGGCTAATATTACACACCCGATACGATCGAAAGCCCGCCGCGGGTTACGCTAATTTAGGCGTAGGTACCGAAGCACCGCGGGTTTCGCGAGAGCCGAAACGCCGACGATTTGTCATCCGGAGAAGAGCTGGCCGTACCGAAAGAGGAGaaccgacgccgacgccgacgacgccgacgccgattGTTGACGTCCGACatcggtggggggggggggaagaccGTTTTAGAATCTACCGTTGTGCGTCACTGCAGGTGCGCGAAACTCTGGCttccgtggaaaaaaaatgataacaacaacaatttccGCATCCGCGGAAATCAGCTTTCGAAAATCCGCCCGCTTCCCAAAACCTCGGGGCTATCTTCTCGAACGAGGGCCGTCTGAATTCGAAAGGGCGCGCGGTCGGCGGCTGCCCTTCCGGAACGGCGCGCCCGGTGCGCGGGGCGCCGCGACGGAAGggcgatataaaaaaagggCTGTAAGGGCTAtaaagggggtggggggtgggggggtggtgCGTTACCTGGCTGGTATTGATCTCGGCGTCCGTTCGCGATCCTGTGCGCGGCGTGGCGGCGTCCAGGAACCTCTCCTCGAGTCGGTCCTGGAGCTGTTGCGCGGTCTCCTGTTCCTCGGAGGTGTCGCCGTTAGCCCCCAGTTCGCGCGCCTGCATCACGCTGTCCTCGATCCTCCCGTCGAGCGGGACCACCACGTCGCCGTCCAGGATGAACAGCTCCGCGCCCCTGGGCCCCAACTCCTCGTCGCTGTCGTCGAGGCGCGCCGCCTCCTCCGTCTCGCGGATGCGGACGACGGGGGCCGACGGGGCCCGCCGGGGCATCCCGACGGGCTCGTACTCGTTCTCGCTGAGGGCATACGACATCGGTGAACTTTCTGACTGACTGCCGCGTCTCACTGGCGGTGCGGCGTGCGGCGCACGGGACGGGCGGAACCGCCGGCGGTTACGCGGCGCGGACCGTCCGCGCCCTTACGGCCGGAGCGCGGGGGCCCGGGGAACTCAGACGGCGCGcggagggggggaaggggggggggacccGCTTTTCCGAAAGAGGGATTTCGTTCACACCGCGTCCGCGTCTCCGCGGCGACGCGCGGCGGCCGGGTAAAAACTTTGCGGAATCTGCGTTTTTTTCCGCGTCGGATTATAGGGAGCGCCGGAAACGCggggatgacgacgacgacgacgatacccCCGTTGGGACCCCCGGGCGGCCGGCTTTCCGGGGCCCCCCTTGCggtgattgagaaatttcagcGAGCGATTCGGCGAAATTTTagcgaacgagcgagcgagcgaacggtAAAGCGCGGAACGAGGCGGAACGCGGAGGTGCCTCGTCGCCGCTGGAACAGCGACTGCGAGCCGTCCGAGGATTCTATCTATAGCCGGCCGGGCGGCCCCCAAATAGCTCGGTCGGGAGCGCGGAACGGCGTCCGCGTTTTACGAAAGGGGGCGCGGCGGGGGGGCGACGGGGGgcgggcggcggcggcgtcggACTCACCTGAGGGACGTCGGGGGCGTCGGGGGTTCCGTAGGGGGCGGGGGCGTCCGCACCGCGTTCCTGGACGCGGGACGTCCGACCAGCGCCCTTCTCTCGGGCAGCAGGGAATCGCTGCGGTAGAACTGGCAGCCGCATCGCACCTCCCGTCCCAGACTGGAGGTCGACGAGGCCCTCGAGGCGCGCCCTTTGTCCCTGGGGTCCTTGTCGCCGGGGGGAGCGGCGACGGAAGGGTCCGCCATCTCCGGTATCGcctcggcggcggcggcgggcgGGCGGGTCAGACGTCGCGCGAACGCGGAAACGCGGCGGCCGACATCGTTTAGcggtttttttggttttctggttttctggtttttggctggttttttggtttgtttgtttgttttttttcttctcttttttttaaatcgcgCTGCGGCGACGGAGCGCGGCTTGGACCCGGTCGCCGTCGGGTTCCGAACACCTCTGTCGCCGCGGGTCGAGCTCCGCTGAGGAGAGACCCGCGCGCGCTCTccggccggccggccggccAGCCGGCCACTCCTCCCCTAGTATTTATAGACTTTCGAATTCTACGCTACGTTACGCAAATGGATCATCATCTGTAGCCCCGTTACGTTATATTCGgccggacgacgacgacgacgacgacgacgacgtcgagagCGCGGAACAATAGCCTGCGAGGTGGACATCGACGAGGCGTTCGatcccccccctttcccccccaccccggCTGATCGAATGCTTCGGAAAATTCGAGACCTTagggaaaaataacgaacggtTTTCCGGAGACGCCGCTCGTTACAATCATCGTCGAGAAACGCTACGCTTCGACCGCAAATAAATCAAACGTATACTTGTGGGCgatttaaataaatagaacAACGATAAGCGTGTGTGTATAGCTGTGGCTGGGTTACGTCACGTTCGAAAACTCGACGAAACTTTGAATCGGCCGGATTTTCCAGACGTTTGGATACCGGCTGAGAAAACAAACCCACCGCGATCGTCTCTactgttttggtttttttttttttttttttcttctcctcttcttgtcttttcttttctttcagatttcacCTCAGCacgatttttctcctcctcttcgactacgtatacctatttcCTTATTGTCTGTACTCTGGATCTCTTCGCACCTATAACTCGAATCGACttactttttctgtttttttttaaaaaaaagaaaagaaaataaagtcaGCAAACTACGCATCGTGCAAGAAATACTCCGCATCGTTTccaaaaaccagaaaaagtCACCCTCTTCGACTCTCATGTTCATCggtttttttaatctt is a window of Athalia rosae chromosome 8, iyAthRosa1.1, whole genome shotgun sequence DNA encoding:
- the LOC105686742 gene encoding negative elongation factor E, which codes for MVYLHFPSNLTEEELMLQAKYNKLKRKKKALQALKTPKPEPERALQIPKRPTEARDAREIAKKLIKSGVITAITKTPKRPEQSFKRPRGLERKLNSTEKAVSSYQPFSATQPEEDDTEAARPRVKDLYDSFVSARDQEDRGQPEKQIPIKVETKPRVGNTIFVCGHKITEDFLRKHFSTFGAIMNVSMETEKNRGFVTFDKAEAAERAISEMDGSMVSSIQLKVSLARRQPVIDPINNATSSMMWSTLAAGYSQKSAYKDRRVLLVYDEDIFQ
- the LOC105686135 gene encoding uncharacterized protein LOC105686135 isoform X1, with translation MADPSVAAPPGDKDPRDKGRASRASSTSSLGREVRCGCQFYRSDSLLPERRALVGRPASRNAVRTPPPPTEPPTPPTSLSENEYEPVGMPRRAPSAPVVRIRETEEAARLDDSDEELGPRGAELFILDGDVVVPLDGRIEDSVMQARELGANGDTSEEQETAQQLQDRLEERFLDAATPRTGSRTDAEINTSQVDSSALEELPLRRGARGLPQKLRNQAGKLRSRLRSIQRPKFSLGRERQKTEKVKQQTKPDKSTTAATNITTTTTTTTTKKSERPRFSLPERPRFSFPDRAKFAMPERPRLNIKRPNLSLPSLGRAKKPLKDRQSTGESNTGSKRNIFDVSTYPRLFDKRSKSRGDYATSSPIASRGQSPETATVPRVKKKPPVGAGWVQRFSDIRYADDEPEGAVERSKPWRRPSLEEPRVSSRSGGNAESAGRIPWEESDETYDARYPTTEFEEADSREDATHADAEETERNEDSEGATPEERRTTTGGPPPLPGEGPGAPPPPRAPEEDSSEATGLPREDWAPGYEADEVEVPEGYSGDTGGDEEEEAEEEEQGGYGGRFMPIDPPSKTYAARVESSLDEEISGRSDREQQSSGSSGDRRRRGVLEEIDSDEFFLRARGISGDDVNVGRFIATEIRDAFRSTGANALADLRADLDGAPPARPLRTRSLRKRREREAPTGPTGPPGPPGGGPPPRPKRDRRHSGESARVDEGDGRGEPGRTGSVSGSRHRVIYQTEGVPGGPEPLDDIVVVKPARRKSRSVARSRSDSGSAAIVPPPPVAPRRRKRGRVRDPGGNPVDLDAARRTLCNGHTRPTDWSEGVEFSPEVHDDLENQNPEDRLQSVVARLEHDYIEPAPIAPKRRSRSRGTSVADDDRTSRGAESLPELGYPEEEEGEGEEEEEAGAGVPGDTESLPGYAVVEKREKPPRPPPPRRRREKFGGPAVPVRPRRAYSTLGPSRRRSATPEEEDKMAERTDVTPYTELDSDEPDSHDAQGGGKDLDKIQGRPLPAPPRPPRARREAATDGVAEVAEVAAATQTDPLPDDVVLIEEEVTSAKLVVAPSRTGSQILVSSERIATPTFGRSSPAVPPLPRSLRRDGAPTSGRIRTPEYESDEEEAGMEEGPADGVPPASLASALPLGEERLRIASLEVADLRVERLNVSQLEAHKISASEVDAVMVSASEISNNSIAEETASIHPSLLKELIAIRNHLEQVASSPRLRERSPEIERRRSPDKGEGELLSPVDRLIAELRRSDGTGGEESEPPETGDTLTLTSPESEDSARPDVRTEDSVEGETRAEVRSGDDGGKPLIETTRFAGDVPAAKESEPIETRDATVAEKSEIPDAVTTASSAHRESPVPPTEPGLSAPAGHPAPKTGGSESLGKDEDKGDKRKPSRSRSSSPSKDGKRPVRQTASPVRSLPPLISVTPDRSDPVPCPVPEVQVLPQRAIVSYVQNGEEEVLQRPTVGATRFVAFPTSQIPADFFSLASPLSSGLEPEPTVAESTQQLMRAMRIAGTRAMRHFVGYVSSRVSVEDRGEKTKEIELALCALLLLIAGLLILCFGSPRTVTHHHHWDYFNPPQ
- the LOC105686135 gene encoding uncharacterized protein LOC105686135 isoform X2, which encodes MRLPVLPQRFPAAREKGAGRTSRVQERGADAPAPYGTPDAPDVPQVDSSALEELPLRRGARGLPQKLRNQAGKLRSRLRSIQRPKFSLGRERQKTEKVKQQTKPDKSTTAATNITTTTTTTTTKKSERPRFSLPERPRFSFPDRAKFAMPERPRLNIKRPNLSLPSLGRAKKPLKDRQSTGESNTGSKRNIFDVSTYPRLFDKRSKSRGDYATSSPIASRGQSPETATVPRVKKKPPVGAGWVQRFSDIRYADDEPEGAVERSKPWRRPSLEEPRVSSRSGGNAESAGRIPWEESDETYDARYPTTEFEEADSREDATHADAEETERNEDSEGATPEERRTTTGGPPPLPGEGPGAPPPPRAPEEDSSEATGLPREDWAPGYEADEVEVPEGYSGDTGGDEEEEAEEEEQGGYGGRFMPIDPPSKTYAARVESSLDEEISGRSDREQQSSGSSGDRRRRGVLEEIDSDEFFLRARGISGDDVNVGRFIATEIRDAFRSTGANALADLRADLDGAPPARPLRTRSLRKRREREAPTGPTGPPGPPGGGPPPRPKRDRRHSGESARVDEGDGRGEPGRTGSVSGSRHRVIYQTEGVPGGPEPLDDIVVVKPARRKSRSVARSRSDSGSAAIVPPPPVAPRRRKRGRVRDPGGNPVDLDAARRTLCNGHTRPTDWSEGVEFSPEVHDDLENQNPEDRLQSVVARLEHDYIEPAPIAPKRRSRSRGTSVADDDRTSRGAESLPELGYPEEEEGEGEEEEEAGAGVPGDTESLPGYAVVEKREKPPRPPPPRRRREKFGGPAVPVRPRRAYSTLGPSRRRSATPEEEDKMAERTDVTPYTELDSDEPDSHDAQGGGKDLDKIQGRPLPAPPRPPRARREAATDGVAEVAEVAAATQTDPLPDDVVLIEEEVTSAKLVVAPSRTGSQILVSSERIATPTFGRSSPAVPPLPRSLRRDGAPTSGRIRTPEYESDEEEAGMEEGPADGVPPASLASALPLGEERLRIASLEVADLRVERLNVSQLEAHKISASEVDAVMVSASEISNNSIAEETASIHPSLLKELIAIRNHLEQVASSPRLRERSPEIERRRSPDKGEGELLSPVDRLIAELRRSDGTGGEESEPPETGDTLTLTSPESEDSARPDVRTEDSVEGETRAEVRSGDDGGKPLIETTRFAGDVPAAKESEPIETRDATVAEKSEIPDAVTTASSAHRESPVPPTEPGLSAPAGHPAPKTGGSESLGKDEDKGDKRKPSRSRSSSPSKDGKRPVRQTASPVRSLPPLISVTPDRSDPVPCPVPEVQVLPQRAIVSYVQNGEEEVLQRPTVGATRFVAFPTSQIPADFFSLASPLSSGLEPEPTVAESTQQLMRAMRIAGTRAMRHFVGYVSSRVSVEDRGEKTKEIELALCALLLLIAGLLILCFGSPRTVTHHHHWDYFNPPQ